In one Polaribacter sp. ALD11 genomic region, the following are encoded:
- a CDS encoding glycoside hydrolase family 2 TIM barrel-domain containing protein produces MAMLLLFGNSILGQKLDPIKDYKKYIENEKIVSENKLDTHSSFTSFTSEKNALSNTETYTQRLDGDWNFKWVKDPKDRPITFMNPDENVADWETIKVPSNWEVEGFGVPIYVNHQYEFADYKAPIADDIEFVDRIYPKTPGDVPNNYNPVGSYRRTFNVASSWGDKEMFLHIGAMKSGGFVWVNGTYIGYSQGSKLPAEFNVTEAIKPGKNTIAIQIFRWTDGSYLECQDFWRISGIERSVYVYAQPKTRIQDIDVKSVLDNAYETGVFEATVSLENHTSKKQKVSVHYKILNDKSEVVLSKEVKVAALNNKKAVVNFKGLIPNAKQWSAEHPNLYTLLVELKDKRGKTLEVIPQKIGFRSVEIKNGLLLVNGQRITLKGVNTQEHNPETGHVVPESQILRDIQLWKENNINAVRLSHYPQQRRFYELCDEYGIYVVDEANIESHGMYYGDYSLAKKANWENSHVDRMVRMVQRDKNHASVIIWSMGNEAGNGINFYAGYKAIKAHDASKRPVQYERPYKDEDGSILDMDWNTDILVPQYPSPATFEYIGKHKTDRPFIPSEYAHAMGNSTGNFQDYWDIIEQYDNLQGGFIWDWVDQSIWKTNSKGEKYYAFGGDYGENMPTDNSFLNNGIVFPDRTPQPALYEVKKAHEFINFKNSGYTRKDQLRVFIENLYDFTNLNAFDFVAEIKGDGKVLKTIKINSIDVVPHIGKLVRVDLSDVEYKENTEYFLEISALTKDVWGVLPKGYEVAHEQFNLTRKYKKSVLEIKNSTTLNIDKKGNGIQVSNSNIDLYFNKEEGRITTYKYKGKELLKEGKGPKPNFWRAVTDNDFGNQMHVKNIEWKKASLFSKVLKLEASTLENGSVFLNVVYELPGVKTTFISNYTIYGDGVVKIDNTLNATEYVADIPKIGMRMQLLKEYDNMTFLGRGPWENYQDRNSAAFVDVYNSKVKNQYVPYIRPQENGYKTAVRWVALANANNAGLLVVASDIKKGLGISALHMPNEDFDTTAGLSYGGNSKVDKAYQIDGIPEINSSKHTIDIKEQNLVQLNIDLEQRGVAGDDSWYSKPQDKYLVKGNKKHNYSFFLIPFENNTQDNFIKKSKVYSGK; encoded by the coding sequence ATGGCAATGTTACTATTATTTGGAAATAGTATTTTGGGGCAAAAATTAGATCCAATTAAAGATTACAAAAAGTACATAGAAAATGAGAAAATTGTTTCAGAAAATAAATTAGATACTCACAGTTCTTTTACCTCTTTTACTTCAGAAAAAAATGCATTATCAAATACAGAAACATATACGCAGCGTTTAGATGGTGATTGGAATTTTAAATGGGTAAAAGACCCAAAAGACAGACCGATAACATTTATGAACCCAGATGAAAATGTTGCAGATTGGGAAACGATAAAGGTACCTTCTAATTGGGAAGTTGAAGGTTTTGGAGTTCCTATTTATGTAAATCATCAATATGAATTTGCAGATTATAAAGCACCGATAGCAGACGATATCGAATTTGTAGACCGTATATATCCTAAAACTCCTGGAGATGTTCCTAATAACTACAACCCGGTTGGTTCATATAGAAGAACTTTTAATGTTGCATCTAGTTGGGGCGATAAAGAAATGTTTTTACATATAGGTGCAATGAAATCTGGTGGATTTGTTTGGGTAAATGGTACATATATTGGGTACTCTCAAGGAAGTAAATTGCCTGCAGAATTTAATGTAACCGAAGCAATTAAACCAGGTAAAAATACGATTGCAATACAAATTTTTAGATGGACGGATGGTTCGTATTTAGAATGTCAAGATTTCTGGAGAATTAGCGGAATTGAACGTAGTGTTTATGTGTATGCGCAACCTAAAACTCGTATTCAAGATATTGATGTGAAGTCGGTTTTAGACAATGCTTATGAAACAGGTGTTTTTGAAGCAACGGTATCTTTAGAAAATCATACTTCAAAAAAACAGAAAGTTAGTGTTCATTATAAAATTTTAAATGATAAGAGTGAAGTTGTACTTTCTAAAGAAGTAAAAGTAGCGGCTTTAAACAATAAAAAAGCAGTTGTTAACTTTAAGGGGTTGATTCCGAATGCAAAACAATGGAGTGCAGAACACCCAAATTTGTACACGTTACTGGTTGAATTAAAAGACAAAAGAGGCAAAACATTAGAGGTAATTCCGCAAAAAATAGGCTTTAGATCTGTAGAAATTAAAAATGGATTGCTTTTAGTAAATGGTCAGAGAATTACTTTAAAAGGTGTAAATACGCAAGAACACAACCCAGAAACTGGTCATGTAGTGCCAGAATCTCAAATTTTAAGAGACATTCAACTTTGGAAAGAGAATAACATTAATGCAGTTCGTTTAAGCCATTATCCGCAACAAAGAAGATTTTATGAGCTGTGTGATGAATACGGAATTTATGTTGTAGATGAAGCGAATATAGAATCTCATGGTATGTATTATGGTGATTATTCTTTAGCAAAAAAAGCAAACTGGGAAAATTCTCATGTAGATAGAATGGTAAGAATGGTACAGCGTGATAAGAACCATGCTTCGGTTATTATTTGGTCTATGGGAAATGAAGCTGGTAACGGTATTAATTTCTATGCTGGTTATAAAGCGATAAAAGCACATGATGCTTCAAAAAGACCTGTGCAATATGAGCGTCCGTATAAAGATGAAGATGGAAGTATTTTAGACATGGATTGGAATACAGATATTCTTGTACCTCAATATCCGTCTCCAGCAACTTTCGAGTACATCGGAAAACATAAAACAGACCGTCCGTTTATACCAAGTGAATATGCACATGCAATGGGGAATAGTACTGGTAATTTTCAGGATTATTGGGACATTATCGAACAATATGATAATTTACAAGGAGGTTTTATTTGGGATTGGGTAGATCAATCTATTTGGAAAACAAATAGCAAAGGCGAAAAGTATTATGCTTTTGGTGGTGATTACGGTGAGAATATGCCAACAGATAATTCTTTTTTAAACAACGGAATTGTATTTCCAGACAGAACGCCTCAACCTGCTTTATATGAAGTTAAAAAGGCGCATGAATTTATCAATTTTAAAAACAGCGGATATACAAGAAAAGATCAGTTAAGAGTTTTTATAGAAAACTTATATGATTTTACGAATTTAAATGCCTTCGATTTTGTTGCAGAAATTAAAGGGGATGGAAAGGTTTTAAAAACAATAAAAATCAATTCGATAGACGTAGTACCGCACATTGGTAAATTGGTAAGAGTAGATTTAAGTGATGTAGAATACAAAGAAAATACAGAGTATTTTCTTGAAATAAGTGCTTTAACAAAAGATGTATGGGGTGTTTTACCAAAAGGTTATGAAGTAGCGCATGAGCAATTTAACTTAACCAGAAAGTATAAAAAAAGTGTTTTAGAAATTAAAAATTCAACAACATTAAATATTGATAAAAAAGGAAACGGAATTCAGGTCTCTAACAGCAATATCGACTTGTATTTTAATAAAGAAGAAGGAAGAATAACAACGTATAAATACAAAGGAAAAGAGTTGTTAAAAGAAGGCAAAGGACCAAAACCAAACTTTTGGAGAGCTGTTACAGATAATGATTTTGGGAACCAAATGCACGTGAAAAATATTGAATGGAAAAAAGCATCCTTGTTCTCTAAAGTATTAAAATTAGAGGCTTCAACATTAGAAAACGGAAGTGTATTTTTAAATGTAGTTTATGAATTACCAGGTGTAAAAACAACATTTATTTCGAATTACACAATTTACGGAGATGGTGTTGTTAAAATAGATAATACTTTAAATGCAACAGAATACGTAGCAGACATACCAAAGATAGGTATGCGTATGCAACTTTTAAAAGAGTATGATAACATGACTTTTTTAGGTAGAGGTCCTTGGGAGAATTACCAAGACAGAAATAGTGCCGCGTTTGTAGATGTTTACAATTCGAAAGTAAAAAACCAATATGTGCCTTATATTAGACCCCAAGAAAACGGCTATAAAACAGCCGTTCGTTGGGTAGCCTTGGCAAATGCAAATAATGCTGGTTTATTAGTGGTTGCAAGCGATATTAAAAAAGGTTTAGGTATTAGTGCTTTACACATGCCAAATGAAGATTTTGATACCACAGCAGGATTGTCTTATGGAGGTAATTCTAAAGTTGATAAAGCGTACCAAATAGACGGTATTCCAGAAATAAATTCCTCTAAACACACCATAGATATTAAAGAACAAAATTTGGTTCAATTAAATATAGATTTAGAGCAACGTGGTGTTGCAGGTGATGATAGTTGGTATTCTAAACCACAAGATAAGTATTTAGTTAAAGGAAATAAGAAGCATAATTATAGTTTCTTTTTAATTCCTTTTGAAAACAATACACAAGACAATTTTATAAAAAAGAGTAAGGTTTATAGCGGTAAATAA
- a CDS encoding M1 family aminopeptidase yields MRFYICVLCVFFFISCNKQENKLKLENGISLELAKYRKQQISNVFYQLDFKIPKEKATEISSKLVLDFIINDLKNNVFLDFNEEASKIKLIKVNGETSEINHQKEHLIINKKLLSVGENSIEIIFNAGEKSLNRNEEFLYTLLVPDRASTLFPCFDQPDIKANYKLRITAPKDWKVLCGAFEENTIEVDGFTKHIFATSDLMSTYLFSFVAGKFTEETKNPGAFDMRFLYRENNKEKIDESVDEVFKIHQNSLDFLEAYTQVKFPFQKMDFAAIPPFQYGGMEHVGAIQYRQSSLFLDKNATQNRKLSRAKLIAHETSHMWFGDLVTMKWFNDVWMKEVFANFMADKIMNPVFPEVNHDLNFMMSHYPSAYSEDRTKGTNAIRQYLGNLKNAGSLYGRIIYNKAPIMMRQLEYLLGEEAFQQGIQEYIKTYANSNADWNELVSILDKKSEGNIKNWSNVWVNSSGRPIFTEEIELNEKGNVTKFIIHQNAEDSSDKVWTQSFKIQLKDARGYVKNINIRNMGKSFDITSATKDFKPGQVLYNTNGFGYGVFPIYKKELNSYKDINDEVSRGYQFINLYENMLNGEVTPLETYEVYLEAIKVEKNELITNYLSGRIQNIFWTFLTETQQKNIQNKTEKDVFNLLKNEFPTNIKKTLFGLYQSIAFSKEGKENLYQIWKQNKKIKKLFLNENDFTSLAMKLVVFKHPKEVEIITEQQTRIANKDRLDRFNWLLPSLSNDESVRNEFMKSLLHKENREKESWVQAALSNIHHPLRQETATKYLKSVLEKLEEVQLTGDIFFPKGWLASSIGLYSSKEADDILNKFLDDNPDYNPILLKKLLQTTDNLTRAQKIKK; encoded by the coding sequence ATGAGATTTTATATTTGTGTTTTGTGCGTGTTTTTTTTTATTTCTTGTAATAAACAAGAAAACAAACTAAAACTTGAAAATGGAATTTCCTTAGAATTGGCGAAATATAGAAAACAACAAATTTCTAATGTTTTCTATCAGTTAGATTTTAAAATACCGAAAGAAAAAGCAACAGAAATTTCTTCTAAACTAGTCTTAGATTTTATCATAAACGATTTAAAAAACAATGTTTTTTTAGACTTTAATGAAGAAGCTTCAAAAATAAAGTTAATAAAAGTAAATGGAGAAACATCAGAAATTAATCACCAAAAAGAACATCTAATTATTAATAAAAAATTATTAAGTGTAGGAGAAAATTCTATAGAAATAATTTTTAATGCTGGTGAAAAGTCACTGAATAGAAACGAAGAGTTTTTGTATACTTTATTGGTGCCAGATAGGGCAAGTACGTTGTTCCCTTGTTTCGATCAACCAGACATAAAAGCAAACTATAAATTAAGAATAACTGCGCCAAAAGATTGGAAGGTATTGTGTGGTGCTTTTGAAGAAAATACGATAGAGGTTGATGGTTTTACGAAACATATTTTTGCAACTTCAGACTTAATGAGCACATACTTATTTTCTTTTGTTGCTGGTAAGTTTACTGAAGAAACGAAGAACCCAGGAGCTTTTGATATGCGCTTTTTGTATAGAGAAAATAATAAAGAAAAGATTGATGAAAGTGTAGATGAGGTGTTTAAAATTCATCAAAATTCTTTAGACTTTTTAGAAGCGTATACACAAGTAAAATTTCCGTTTCAAAAAATGGATTTTGCAGCAATTCCGCCTTTTCAATACGGAGGAATGGAGCACGTTGGTGCAATTCAATACAGGCAATCTTCTTTGTTTTTAGATAAAAATGCCACCCAAAATAGAAAATTGAGCAGAGCAAAATTAATTGCACACGAAACTTCGCACATGTGGTTTGGCGACTTGGTTACCATGAAATGGTTTAATGATGTTTGGATGAAGGAAGTATTTGCTAATTTTATGGCAGATAAAATTATGAATCCTGTTTTTCCTGAAGTAAACCATGACTTAAATTTTATGATGTCGCATTACCCAAGTGCGTATTCTGAGGATAGAACAAAAGGTACAAATGCCATTCGTCAATATTTAGGAAATCTAAAAAATGCAGGTTCTTTATACGGAAGAATTATTTATAATAAAGCGCCAATTATGATGCGTCAGTTAGAATATTTATTAGGTGAAGAAGCTTTTCAACAAGGCATTCAAGAATATATAAAAACGTACGCAAACTCAAATGCAGATTGGAATGAATTGGTTTCAATTCTAGATAAAAAATCAGAAGGAAATATTAAAAACTGGTCTAATGTTTGGGTGAATTCTTCTGGGAGACCCATTTTTACAGAAGAAATTGAATTGAATGAAAAAGGGAATGTGACGAAATTTATCATTCATCAAAATGCAGAAGACAGTTCTGATAAAGTTTGGACACAATCTTTTAAAATTCAATTAAAGGATGCAAGAGGATATGTTAAAAACATCAATATTAGAAATATGGGGAAATCTTTTGACATAACTTCTGCAACAAAAGATTTTAAACCAGGACAAGTTTTATACAACACAAACGGATTTGGTTATGGCGTTTTTCCTATTTATAAAAAAGAATTAAATTCTTATAAGGATATTAACGACGAGGTTTCTAGAGGATATCAATTTATAAACTTGTATGAAAATATGCTAAACGGAGAAGTAACGCCTTTAGAAACATATGAAGTGTATTTAGAAGCGATTAAGGTTGAAAAAAATGAGTTGATTACAAATTATTTGTCTGGGAGAATTCAGAATATATTTTGGACTTTCTTAACGGAAACACAGCAAAAAAACATTCAAAATAAAACAGAAAAGGATGTTTTTAATTTGTTGAAAAATGAGTTTCCTACAAACATTAAAAAAACGTTGTTTGGCTTGTATCAATCAATTGCATTTTCAAAAGAAGGGAAAGAAAATTTATATCAAATTTGGAAACAAAATAAAAAAATTAAGAAGCTATTTTTAAATGAAAATGATTTTACTTCTTTGGCAATGAAATTGGTTGTTTTTAAGCATCCGAAAGAAGTTGAAATCATAACCGAACAACAAACCAGAATAGCTAACAAAGATAGATTAGATCGTTTTAATTGGTTGTTACCTTCACTTTCTAATGATGAAAGTGTTAGGAATGAATTTATGAAATCTCTTTTACATAAAGAGAATAGAGAGAAAGAATCTTGGGTTCAGGCAGCTTTAAGTAATATACATCATCCGTTGAGACAAGAAACAGCAACAAAATATTTAAAATCTGTTTTAGAAAAGTTAGAAGAAGTACAATTAACAGGAGATATTTTTTTCCCTAAAGGATGGTTGGCAAGTTCTATTGGATTGTATTCTTCAAAAGAAGCAGATGATATTTTGAATAAGTTTTTAGATGACAATCCCGATTACAATCCTATTTTGCTAAAAAAGTTATTGCAGACAACAGATAATTTAACAAGAGCTCAAAAAATTAAAAAATAG
- a CDS encoding gluconate 2-dehydrogenase subunit 3 family protein has translation MDRRKALKNISLAIGGIAITPSVLSILTSCTNEKVDENYLFLNQKQQYIVHQLMNVILPIPNFKDKINYTLFIDKMFHHTVSKENQELFNLGYLEFEKNYQNSFKKETSEANKKDIEKIVKNYFSISKQKEEAIFNLLAQEFSLIDKKLQPEYLNYTFLTKVRYYALLGYCTSEYYNKPL, from the coding sequence ATGGACAGAAGGAAAGCTCTAAAAAACATTTCTCTTGCTATTGGTGGTATTGCAATTACGCCATCTGTACTAAGTATTTTAACTTCTTGTACTAATGAAAAGGTTGATGAAAATTATTTATTTTTAAATCAAAAGCAACAATATATTGTTCACCAATTAATGAATGTTATTTTACCTATTCCTAATTTTAAAGATAAAATAAACTACACGTTGTTTATTGATAAAATGTTCCATCATACAGTTTCTAAAGAGAATCAAGAATTATTTAATTTAGGATATCTAGAATTTGAAAAAAACTATCAAAATTCATTTAAAAAAGAAACATCGGAAGCGAACAAAAAAGATATTGAAAAAATCGTAAAAAATTATTTTTCTATTTCTAAACAAAAAGAAGAAGCTATTTTTAATCTATTAGCACAAGAGTTCTCTTTAATTGATAAAAAACTTCAACCAGAATATTTAAACTACACTTTTCTTACTAAAGTTAGATACTATGCGCTTTTAGGCTATTGTACTTCTGAATATTATAATAAGCCTCTGTAG
- a CDS encoding DUF58 domain-containing protein, whose amino-acid sequence MNVSEVKSSEIKNLDILAKQVVEGFITGMHKSPFHGFSVEFSEHKLYNKGESTRHIDWKLFAKTEKLYTKKYEEETNLRCHIIIDNSASMHYPIVKKQTLDNLNKVGFSAIAAASLMEILKRQRDAVGLSIYSDTYEYYAPEKGSERHRKMLLHQLEQVMVSESKAATDTYKYLHEIAEKIHRRSLIFVFTDMFQPNKENDSLFEALKHLKFNKHEVVLFHTYDGKTEFNFNFDNSPKKFVDVETGEEINIYAENVREKYKEIVGDYFKELKSKCLQYKIDYVPVDIHKGYNEILTAFLISRKKNK is encoded by the coding sequence ATGAATGTATCTGAAGTAAAATCATCAGAAATTAAAAACCTAGATATTCTTGCAAAACAAGTAGTAGAGGGTTTTATCACGGGAATGCATAAAAGTCCGTTTCATGGATTTTCAGTAGAGTTTTCTGAACATAAACTGTATAATAAAGGCGAAAGTACACGTCATATAGATTGGAAATTATTTGCAAAGACAGAGAAATTATACACTAAAAAGTATGAAGAGGAAACAAATTTGCGCTGTCATATTATTATAGATAATTCTGCATCGATGCATTATCCTATTGTGAAAAAACAGACTTTAGACAACTTGAATAAAGTTGGTTTTTCTGCTATTGCAGCAGCATCTTTAATGGAGATTTTAAAAAGACAGAGAGATGCAGTTGGTTTAAGTATTTATTCTGATACGTATGAATATTACGCACCAGAGAAAGGAAGTGAGCGTCATAGAAAGATGTTATTGCATCAATTAGAGCAGGTAATGGTATCGGAATCGAAAGCAGCTACAGATACTTATAAGTATTTGCATGAAATTGCAGAAAAAATACACAGACGCTCTTTAATTTTTGTTTTTACAGACATGTTTCAACCAAATAAAGAAAATGATTCTCTTTTTGAAGCTTTAAAACATCTCAAATTTAACAAACACGAGGTTGTTTTGTTTCATACATATGATGGGAAAACAGAATTTAACTTCAATTTTGATAATTCTCCAAAAAAGTTTGTGGATGTTGAAACTGGAGAAGAGATTAATATTTATGCAGAAAATGTACGAGAAAAATACAAGGAAATAGTTGGTGATTATTTTAAAGAATTGAAAAGTAAATGTTTACAGTATAAAATTGATTATGTTCCTGTAGATATACATAAAGGATATAACGAGATTCTGACTGCCTTTTTAATTAGTAGAAAAAAAAATAAATAA
- a CDS encoding GMC oxidoreductase gives MSNNKDSFDAIVIGTGISGGWAAKELCEAGLKTLVLERGRNIEHIKDYKTANKETWELEFRGKPSNEDFKKQGKQSRTGFVTNQAYKHWFVNDLKHPYNETKRFDWVRGYHVGGRSLTWGRQTLRLSDLDFTANKKENIAVDWPIRYKDIEPWYTHVEKFIGVSGESLNLPQLPDGHFTPPMLLNCVEKEFKNKIGEIYENRYLTMGRFANITGKNIYKNRHTCVHRNKCMRGCPLGGYFSSNASTLPAANETGNMTLRPNSIAYEIIYDDAKKQATGVKIIDTITKEKQIFYAKIIFCCASTIASTSILMQSKSGRFPNGLGNDSGELGHNLMDHHFRVGASAIYNGFKDINFENNRPTSFHIVRFQNLGDKKSEKKYTRGYSFQGSASRKDWQHNIKELSFGLDLKEKLKQQGPWRIGITGFGECLPYHENKMELDYNKKDEWGLPTITFDCEFKENEKLMRADMKAEAIAMLTKTGFTDVKGFEDSFVPGHAIHEMGTARMGHDSKTAVLNKNNQIHNVPNVYVTDGACMTSSGNQNPSLTYMALTARAAHHAIKMLKKQNT, from the coding sequence ATGAGTAACAATAAAGATAGTTTTGATGCGATTGTAATAGGAACCGGCATTTCTGGTGGATGGGCAGCAAAAGAACTTTGTGAAGCAGGTTTAAAAACCTTGGTCTTAGAAAGAGGAAGAAATATAGAACATATAAAAGATTATAAAACTGCCAATAAAGAAACTTGGGAATTAGAATTTAGAGGCAAACCTTCTAATGAAGATTTTAAAAAACAAGGTAAACAGTCTAGAACAGGTTTTGTTACGAACCAAGCCTACAAACATTGGTTTGTAAACGATTTAAAACATCCGTATAACGAAACCAAAAGATTCGATTGGGTTCGAGGCTATCACGTTGGTGGACGCTCTCTAACTTGGGGAAGACAAACATTACGATTAAGCGATTTAGATTTTACCGCAAATAAAAAAGAAAACATCGCAGTAGATTGGCCTATTCGATATAAAGACATCGAACCATGGTACACACATGTAGAAAAATTTATTGGTGTAAGCGGAGAGTCTTTAAACTTACCACAATTACCAGATGGTCACTTTACGCCGCCAATGCTGCTGAATTGTGTGGAAAAAGAATTTAAAAATAAAATTGGTGAAATTTACGAGAATAGGTATTTAACCATGGGAAGATTTGCCAATATTACTGGCAAAAATATTTATAAAAACAGACATACTTGCGTACATAGAAATAAGTGCATGAGAGGTTGTCCTTTAGGCGGCTATTTTAGCAGCAACGCCTCTACATTACCAGCGGCTAATGAAACAGGGAATATGACATTAAGACCAAATTCCATTGCTTATGAAATTATATACGATGACGCTAAAAAGCAAGCAACCGGAGTTAAAATTATTGATACCATAACGAAAGAGAAACAAATTTTTTATGCAAAAATAATTTTCTGTTGTGCTTCTACAATTGCATCCACAAGTATTTTAATGCAATCTAAATCAGGTCGTTTTCCTAACGGATTAGGGAATGATTCTGGTGAATTAGGTCATAATTTAATGGATCATCATTTTAGAGTTGGCGCTTCGGCAATTTACAATGGTTTTAAAGACATCAATTTTGAAAATAACAGACCTACTAGTTTTCATATCGTCCGTTTTCAGAATTTAGGCGATAAAAAATCAGAAAAAAAATATACAAGAGGATACTCTTTTCAAGGATCTGCCAGCAGAAAAGATTGGCAACACAATATTAAAGAACTTAGTTTTGGTTTAGATTTAAAAGAAAAACTAAAGCAACAAGGTCCTTGGCGAATTGGCATTACCGGTTTTGGAGAATGTTTACCGTATCACGAAAATAAAATGGAGTTAGATTACAACAAGAAAGATGAATGGGGGCTTCCTACGATTACTTTTGATTGTGAGTTTAAGGAAAATGAAAAATTAATGAGAGCAGACATGAAAGCGGAAGCAATAGCAATGTTAACAAAAACTGGTTTTACCGATGTAAAAGGGTTTGAAGATTCATTTGTGCCAGGACATGCAATTCATGAAATGGGAACTGCAAGAATGGGACATGATTCAAAAACCGCTGTTTTAAATAAGAACAATCAAATTCATAATGTACCAAACGTATATGTAACAGATGGGGCTTGCATGACTTCTTCTGGCAATCAAAATCCTTCTTTAACATACATGGCTTTAACCGCAAGAGCCGCGCATCATGCTATAAAAATGTTGAAAAAACAAAACACATAG